From the Lolium rigidum isolate FL_2022 chromosome 2, APGP_CSIRO_Lrig_0.1, whole genome shotgun sequence genome, one window contains:
- the LOC124692776 gene encoding uncharacterized protein LOC124692776 gives MPQSTRFPTILPMPTTDTSSLDQILGEPAAGDSSVAIPDLPIPNEDVPKKPGPVRTPLRNLKRKQPEDHSPSTLKNPLTNNAANTSVTAVADLTAEVNTAAETEGSSLTAKDTESGLEDANNNGAKKSKVLTNVADPPSATPSVRIKKSPLKKGK, from the exons ATGCCACAGTCCACCCGCTTTCCTACTATACTTCCCATGCCTACGACAGACACATCTTCACTCGATCAAATTCTTGGTGAGCCAGCTGCCGGTGACTCATCTGTGGCTATTCCTGACCTCCCTATCCCCAATGAAGATGTCCCAAAGAAACCAGGTCCAGTTCGCACG CCACTTCGTAACCTTAAAAGAAAGCAGCCTGAAGATCATAGCCCTAGCACTCTCAAGAATCCTCTTACTAATAATGCTGCAAACACCTCTGTCACAGCTGTTGCGGACCTCACAGCTGAAGT CAACACTGCCGCTGAGACGGAAGGTTCCTCTTTAACTGCCAAG GATACTGAGTCAGGCCTTGAAGATGCAAACAACAATGGGGCAAAGAAAAG TAAGGTGCTGACAAATGTGGCTGATCCTCCCTCTGCAACTCCCAGTGTTCGAATTAAGAAGTCGCCGCTAAAGAAGGGAAAGTAG
- the LOC124690429 gene encoding replication protein A 70 kDa DNA-binding subunit D-like — protein sequence MSTNTTATPKRVITLRDDRNAEVKLVLWGQRAIEFDAELVFDNGQNTPVVGVFVGVLMKSYNNDETLSGGSACRWYLNEDIPEIDSYFERLGDDFAKVQWISTGTEKFAVPRNRGDLPHKTVAELRELDPWETEATDFLCTVTISSMAPEQAWWFHSCSKCHRSATSYGSEYKCNGGCVSTKAYPKYRLCLVGTDGTGTAEFVFFNRVAQQLVGKTVMSLLRSP from the exons ATGTCAACTAACACAACTGCCACTCCTAAGCGGGTTATTACTCTCAGAGATGACAG GAACGCAGAGGTGAAGCTTGTACTCTGGGGACAGAGGGCTATTGAGTTCGATGCGGAGCTTGTGTTTGACAACGGCCAGAATACCCCTGTTGTTGGAGTCTTTGTGGGTGTGCTTATGAAATCTTACAACA ATGATGAGACGCTGAGTGGTGGATCTGCATGTAGATGGTACTTGAACGAAGACATTCCTGAGATTGACTCTTACTTTGAAAG GCTAGGTGATGACTTCGCTAAAGTTCAGTGGATTTCTACCGGTACTGAAAAATTTGCTGTGCCGCGCAATAGAGGTGATCTTCCACACAAGACAGTTGCTGAGCTTAGGGAATTGGATCCATGGGAAACAGAG GCTACAGACTTCCTCTGTACTGTGACAATTTCAAGCATGGCACCTGAACAGGCATGGTGGTTCCATTCATGCTCCAAGTGCCACCGATCAGCCACCTCTTATGGATCAGAATACAAATGCAACGGAGGCTGTGTTTCGACAAAAGCTTATCCAAA GTACCGTCTATGCCTTGTTGGGACCGATGGCACCGGTACTGCCGAGTTTGTGTTCTTCAACCGTGTTGCTCAGCAGCTGGTTGGAAAAACAGTGATGTCTCTCTTAAGGTCCCCG
- the LOC124690430 gene encoding uncharacterized protein LOC124690430: MGLLVPCTVARRRARVSARVALFDAAFNPRYKRAPREVVDTSRFVGPGFFPVVTPEYGRIRRKQRLYRMRTHRWAKSGRYPFPTASASRSLFNVQYMEFLKGSFLI; the protein is encoded by the exons ATGGGTCTTCTCGTTCCCTGTACCGTAGCGCGCCGGCGTGCTCGAGTTTCGGCTCGCGTCGCTCTGTTTGATG CTGCGTTTAATCCTCGATATAAGCGTGCTCCTAGAGAGGTCGTGGACACTTCACGGTTTGTAG GCCCTGGGTTTTTCCCTGTTGTCACACCTGAGTATGGTCGAATACGCCGTAAGCAACGACTTTACAGGATGAGGACGCATAGATGGGCAAAGTCAG GTCGTTACCCTTTTCCAACAGCATCTGCTTCCAGGAGTCTTTTCAACGTTCAGTACATGGAGTTCTTGAAAGGTAGCTTTCTGATTTAG